From Streptomyces sp. TLI_053, a single genomic window includes:
- a CDS encoding helix-turn-helix domain-containing protein, with product MSSAVPWSDGVPAVHRIAVVAVPPVTAFDLAIPDIVFGSAEVDGRPAYQVRICTVEPGPVASTSSLQVIVPHGLDVLAGADTVLVTGSASRADADERILAALRAAADRGARMASICTGAFVLAQAGVLNGHSATTYWVQAGALAHRFPEVRVLPEALFVDDGPVLTSAGLTAGIDLCLHMVRTDHGAAVANAVARLAAVSAVREGGQGQVLPTPVTAADGSSLAATRAWALARLAEPLTLAELAAHAGVSVRTLNRRFQAEAGTTPLQWLLTQRLEQARELLESTDLAMDLVAARTGFVTPDSLRRHLLQRIGMTPRAYRAHFARPVRPSAGPRSGARP from the coding sequence ATGTCCTCAGCCGTGCCCTGGTCCGACGGGGTGCCCGCCGTCCACCGGATAGCGGTCGTCGCCGTACCGCCGGTGACCGCCTTCGACCTCGCCATCCCCGACATCGTCTTCGGCTCCGCCGAGGTGGACGGCCGCCCGGCCTACCAGGTGCGGATCTGCACGGTCGAGCCGGGCCCGGTGGCGAGCACCAGCAGCCTCCAGGTGATCGTCCCGCACGGCCTGGACGTGCTCGCCGGGGCCGACACCGTGCTCGTCACCGGGTCGGCCTCCCGCGCGGACGCCGACGAACGGATCCTCGCGGCGCTGCGCGCGGCGGCGGACCGGGGCGCGCGGATGGCCTCGATCTGCACCGGCGCCTTCGTACTGGCCCAGGCCGGGGTGCTGAACGGGCACAGCGCCACCACCTACTGGGTGCAGGCGGGCGCGCTGGCGCACCGCTTCCCCGAGGTCCGGGTGCTCCCCGAGGCGCTGTTCGTCGACGACGGCCCGGTGCTCACCTCGGCCGGGCTGACCGCCGGCATCGACCTGTGTCTGCACATGGTGCGGACCGACCACGGCGCGGCGGTGGCCAACGCGGTGGCCCGGCTGGCGGCGGTCTCGGCGGTCCGCGAGGGCGGCCAGGGCCAGGTCCTGCCGACGCCGGTGACCGCCGCGGACGGCAGTTCGCTCGCCGCCACCCGCGCCTGGGCGCTGGCCCGGCTGGCCGAACCGCTCACCCTGGCCGAGCTGGCCGCCCACGCGGGGGTGAGCGTGCGCACCCTCAACCGGCGCTTCCAGGCCGAGGCGGGCACCACGCCGCTGCAGTGGCTGCTCACCCAACGCCTGGAACAAGCACGGGAGTTGCTGGAGTCCACCGATCTGGCGATGGACCTGGTGGCGGCCCGGACCGGCTTCGTCACGCCCGACTCGCTGCGCCGCCACCTGCTCCAGCGGATCGGCATGACCCCGCGCGCCTACCGGGCGCACTTCGCCAGGCCGGTCCGTCCGTCCGCCGGTCCGCGCTCCGGCGCCCGTCCCTGA